From the Desulfohalovibrio reitneri genome, one window contains:
- a CDS encoding ATP-binding protein: MPVRKIIEIDEERCDGCGACIPSCAEGALEIIDGKAKVVRDMYCDGLGACLGACPQDALRIIEREAEEFDEEAAMEYVRQKQEAREPQKPLGCGCPGSAAASFEPAAAPKGEAVEGGASPSALSHWPVKLKLVPPEAPFIQGRDLVLAADCAPVALAGFNPNILEGKAVLIACPKFDDAQAHYEKLKELFAKAKPRSVQVLRMEVPCCTGLSAMAHQAAREVGADFEVEDVVITRKGDMKKEPAEALL; encoded by the coding sequence ATGCCTGTCCGCAAGATCATCGAAATCGACGAAGAGCGCTGCGACGGCTGCGGCGCCTGCATTCCCTCCTGCGCCGAGGGCGCGCTGGAGATCATCGACGGCAAGGCCAAGGTCGTCCGCGACATGTACTGCGACGGCCTGGGCGCCTGCCTCGGGGCCTGCCCCCAGGACGCCCTGCGCATCATCGAGCGGGAGGCCGAGGAGTTCGACGAGGAGGCGGCCATGGAGTACGTGCGCCAGAAGCAGGAAGCGCGGGAGCCGCAAAAGCCCTTGGGCTGCGGCTGCCCCGGCAGTGCCGCGGCCAGCTTTGAGCCCGCCGCCGCGCCCAAGGGCGAGGCTGTCGAGGGGGGGGCGTCGCCCTCGGCCCTGAGCCACTGGCCGGTGAAGCTGAAGCTGGTGCCGCCCGAGGCTCCCTTCATCCAGGGGCGCGACCTGGTGCTGGCCGCGGACTGCGCCCCGGTGGCCCTGGCCGGGTTCAATCCCAACATCCTGGAGGGCAAGGCCGTGCTCATCGCCTGCCCCAAGTTCGACGACGCCCAGGCGCACTATGAGAAGCTCAAAGAGTTGTTCGCCAAGGCCAAGCCTCGCAGCGTGCAGGTCCTGCGCATGGAGGTGCCCTGCTGCACCGGCCTGTCCGCCATGGCCCACCAGGCCGCGCGCGAGGTGGGAGCGGATTTCGAGGTCGAGGATGTTGTCATCACCAGAAAAGGTGATATGAAGAAGGAACCTGCTGAAGCCTTGCTGTAA
- a CDS encoding ferredoxin, producing the protein MAKTVYIDEDECIGCESCVEISPDVFAFNESIGKAYVTASDVSGNEDDVQEAIDTCPTQCIHWEE; encoded by the coding sequence ATGGCCAAGACGGTTTACATCGACGAAGACGAGTGCATTGGCTGCGAATCCTGCGTCGAGATCAGCCCCGACGTGTTCGCCTTCAACGAATCCATCGGCAAGGCCTACGTGACCGCCTCCGACGTGAGCGGCAACGAGGACGATGTGCAAGAGGCCATCGACACCTGCCCCACGCAGTGCATTCACTGGGAAGAGTAG
- a CDS encoding M20 family metallopeptidase produces MPSIPDPLELAQQLIRLDTRNPPGDEHKAADLLADLLEPAGFSVERHDMAPGRTNLLASIGPEEDALCLSGHLDTVPLGQCEWSFDPLCGEVRDGNLLGRGSSDMKAGVAALVVAALRFADSDLRRGLRLVLTAGEENSLEGSQWLEREGLLGRAGAVVVAEPTALAPFCGHKGVMWLRGLATGRTAHGSMPELGDNAVLKAARCALALENLVSGRTHHPVLGPTTLSVNALRGGEAYNVVPDHAELRVDVRLSPGEDVDGLLEEIRSACGSEVVITARERHDALWTAPDHPFARMAANAAAEVLGYESETTGASYFTDASVLKRAYGGAPTIILGPGLPEQAHQPNEYCPAANVELCADIFERLARAWCIPSST; encoded by the coding sequence ATGCCTTCCATACCCGACCCGCTTGAACTGGCTCAGCAACTCATCCGCCTCGACACCCGCAACCCGCCGGGCGACGAACACAAGGCCGCCGACTTGCTGGCCGATCTGCTGGAGCCAGCCGGATTCAGCGTCGAACGCCACGACATGGCCCCCGGACGCACCAATCTCCTGGCCTCCATCGGCCCGGAGGAGGACGCCCTCTGCCTGTCCGGACACCTGGACACCGTGCCCCTCGGCCAGTGTGAGTGGTCCTTCGATCCGCTTTGCGGCGAGGTGCGCGACGGCAACCTGCTGGGGCGCGGCTCGTCCGACATGAAGGCCGGGGTGGCGGCCCTGGTTGTTGCCGCCCTGCGGTTTGCGGATTCCGATTTGCGGCGCGGCCTGCGCCTGGTCCTCACCGCCGGGGAGGAAAACAGCCTGGAAGGCTCGCAATGGCTGGAGCGGGAGGGGCTGTTGGGCCGGGCCGGGGCCGTGGTGGTGGCCGAACCCACCGCACTGGCCCCGTTTTGCGGCCACAAGGGTGTCATGTGGCTGCGCGGTCTGGCCACCGGCCGCACGGCCCATGGCTCCATGCCGGAACTGGGGGACAACGCCGTGCTCAAGGCGGCCCGTTGCGCCCTGGCCCTGGAAAATCTCGTCTCCGGCCGCACCCATCATCCGGTTCTCGGGCCAACCACGCTGTCGGTCAACGCCCTGCGCGGTGGCGAGGCGTACAACGTGGTGCCGGACCACGCCGAGCTGCGCGTGGACGTCCGGCTCTCGCCCGGCGAGGACGTTGACGGCCTGCTGGAGGAAATCCGCTCCGCCTGCGGCTCGGAGGTCGTCATTACCGCGCGGGAGCGGCATGATGCCCTGTGGACCGCCCCGGACCACCCCTTCGCCCGCATGGCCGCGAACGCCGCGGCCGAGGTGCTGGGATACGAGTCCGAGACAACCGGGGCCAGCTACTTCACCGACGCCTCGGTGCTCAAACGGGCATACGGCGGCGCGCCGACGATTATTCTTGGTCCCGGCCTGCCGGAGCAGGCCCACCAGCCGAACGAATACTGCCCCGCGGCCAACGTGGAGTTGTGCGCGGACATCTTCGAGCGGCTGGCCCGCGCCTGGTGCATCCCCTCCTCCACATAA
- a CDS encoding aspartate aminotransferase family protein yields MADLPGRREEAVARGVTSGPLGLARGEGARLWDENGREYLDFNAGIAVMALGHSHPRVVEAVRRQAGELQHVCFHTALYEGYVALAERLCGLYPGGGAKAALFNSGAEAVENAVKTARRATGKQAVVAFDHAFHGRTLLSMALTGLGKTAKTGFGPYPSDIHHVPFATCAHCPLRLEYPDCGVACAEMLDECFRTRVSQKDTACVVVEPVLGGGGFHVPPPEWLPRIAEICRAHGVLLVADEIQSGLGRTGRMWACDHYGVVPDLICTAKALGGGLPVSGLVGRAEVMDAVEPGGLGSTFGGNPVACAAALAVLDVLDEENLPGRAARLGGEVAARLRQAELPHAEPRGLGLLRGLAVSTPDGGPDGERAKRVVAACREAGLLTSPCGLSGDVVRTLPPLTIPEEELARGLDVLVRAAREA; encoded by the coding sequence ATGGCGGATTTGCCGGGGCGGCGAGAGGAGGCTGTAGCCAGGGGCGTTACCAGCGGCCCCCTTGGGCTGGCCAGGGGCGAGGGTGCCCGGCTGTGGGACGAGAACGGCCGGGAATACCTGGATTTCAACGCGGGCATAGCGGTTATGGCGCTTGGCCACTCGCACCCGCGCGTGGTGGAGGCCGTGCGGCGGCAGGCCGGTGAGTTGCAGCACGTCTGCTTCCACACCGCCCTGTATGAAGGGTACGTGGCCCTTGCCGAGAGGCTGTGCGGCCTGTACCCGGGCGGCGGGGCCAAGGCCGCCCTGTTCAACAGCGGGGCGGAGGCGGTGGAGAACGCGGTCAAGACCGCCCGCCGCGCCACCGGCAAGCAGGCGGTGGTGGCCTTCGACCACGCCTTCCACGGCCGCACCCTGCTGTCCATGGCGCTGACCGGCCTGGGCAAGACGGCCAAGACCGGCTTCGGCCCCTACCCGTCGGACATCCACCACGTGCCCTTCGCCACGTGCGCCCATTGCCCGCTGCGGCTGGAGTACCCGGACTGCGGCGTGGCCTGCGCCGAAATGCTCGACGAGTGTTTCCGCACCCGCGTCTCCCAGAAGGACACCGCCTGCGTGGTGGTGGAGCCGGTGCTGGGCGGCGGCGGGTTCCACGTGCCGCCGCCGGAGTGGCTGCCGCGCATCGCGGAGATTTGCCGGGCACACGGGGTGCTGCTGGTGGCGGACGAGATTCAGTCCGGCCTGGGGCGAACGGGCCGCATGTGGGCCTGCGACCACTACGGCGTGGTGCCGGACCTCATCTGCACGGCCAAGGCGCTGGGCGGCGGCCTGCCGGTCTCCGGCCTGGTGGGCCGGGCCGAGGTCATGGACGCTGTGGAGCCGGGCGGGCTGGGCTCCACCTTCGGCGGCAACCCGGTGGCCTGCGCGGCGGCCCTGGCCGTGCTGGACGTTCTTGACGAGGAAAACCTGCCGGGCAGGGCCGCAAGGCTGGGCGGCGAGGTTGCCGCGCGATTGCGCCAAGCGGAGTTGCCGCACGCCGAACCGCGCGGCCTGGGGCTTTTGCGCGGACTCGCCGTTTCCACCCCGGATGGCGGGCCGGATGGCGAGCGGGCCAAACGGGTCGTGGCCGCCTGCCGCGAGGCCGGACTGCTCACCTCGCCATGCGGCCTGTCCGGCGACGTGGTGCGGACCTTGCCGCCCCTGACCATTCCCGAGGAGGAGTTGGCCCGGGGGCTGGACGTCCTGGTCCGGGCGGCGCGGGAGGCCTAG
- a CDS encoding YceI family protein produces the protein MPSPGYTLLDPEDLADWLQANPDLALLDVQLPELHAKRRIPGSANACVYEALFPTEAPRLTGYREDAVVVVGCGRGRDAEWAAEKLLLLGYDTVYVLEGGVEAWREAGFIVEGDAPMAEEPDPAEEPLPEGVFQVDPLRSEVAWTGRNASTAHHGRVPLVSGDLRVDGGAVFGECLLDVSKLSDLDLEDADLRTTLVAHLLSHDFLFAEQYPQASFAIDEGTPIPDAAPGEPSHEVRGRLTMRGQTHPVSFQAQAARSENGLTFHAHFDLDRTKWGAVYGSGRFFSHLGFHLVWDVVSISVRLFAV, from the coding sequence ATGCCCAGCCCCGGATACACCCTTCTCGACCCCGAGGACCTGGCCGATTGGCTCCAGGCCAACCCGGACTTGGCGCTGCTCGACGTGCAGCTTCCAGAATTGCACGCCAAACGTCGCATCCCTGGCTCGGCCAACGCCTGCGTGTACGAAGCCCTCTTTCCCACGGAAGCCCCCAGGCTGACGGGCTACCGCGAAGACGCCGTGGTCGTCGTCGGCTGCGGCCGGGGGCGCGACGCGGAATGGGCCGCTGAAAAGCTGCTGCTGCTCGGCTATGACACGGTCTACGTGCTGGAGGGCGGGGTGGAGGCCTGGCGCGAGGCGGGGTTCATCGTGGAGGGCGACGCCCCCATGGCGGAAGAGCCGGACCCCGCCGAGGAACCGCTGCCCGAGGGGGTTTTCCAGGTGGACCCTCTGCGCTCCGAAGTCGCCTGGACCGGCCGCAACGCCTCCACCGCCCACCACGGCCGGGTGCCCCTGGTTTCCGGCGACCTGCGCGTGGATGGCGGAGCCGTCTTCGGAGAATGCCTGCTGGATGTCTCCAAGCTGTCCGATCTTGATTTGGAGGACGCGGACCTGCGGACGACCCTGGTGGCGCATTTGCTCTCCCATGACTTCCTTTTCGCCGAGCAATACCCGCAGGCCTCGTTCGCCATCGACGAGGGCACCCCCATTCCGGACGCCGCCCCCGGCGAGCCCAGCCATGAGGTCAGGGGACGGCTGACCATGCGCGGGCAAACGCATCCAGTCAGCTTCCAGGCGCAAGCCGCACGCTCCGAGAACGGCCTGACCTTCCACGCCCATTTCGACCTGGACCGCACCAAGTGGGGGGCCGTATACGGTTCCGGACGCTTCTTCTCGCACCTGGGCTTCCATCTGGTCTGGGACGTGGTCTCCATTTCCGTCCGGCTCTTCGCGGTCTAG